The following is a genomic window from Deinococcus yavapaiensis KR-236.
GCGCCTCCAAAGTTGCGAGCGGCGCCACTTCCCCGCACACCCAGTCGGGACGGTAGTTTCGGCAAACGCCGGGGCGAGTCTCGTAGCGGTCGCACAGGCAGTCGGGGCGCAGAAACGCGCACGGCACCCCGAGCGGCTTGTTCAAGGCCGTGATGTCGGGCGCGGCGCAGCACGCGCCGCACGCGGTGCATTCGCGACGCCACGCCGACCTCGGAGCGTACCCGTCGGGCGCGTCGAACAAGCCGCCTTCGTCAGCCACCGAACGCGTCACGGCACAAGTCCCGGTCCGAAGGGAGTTCGCCGTTCGGGGCGAAGTCGAGGCCGGTTTCGCGTTCGATGCCTGCGACGTCCGCCTCGTATTTTGAAAAATCCGAAGTGTTCCGCAAGGCTCGGTTCGGCATCACGAAGGCCCGCGCCTTGTTGTCCTGGCGGTCGATCACGATCTTGTACAGACCGCTCGGCACGGCCACGCGGCTCTCGCCGATCGTGCGCCTCGGTCCGTCGAAGAGCGGTCCCGTGATGACGTAGAGGTCGCCGACGCGTTTCGCGCACGAACGCACGGCCGATTCCAAGCCCGCCCAGATGCCTTGGTTCATGACGCCGTTTTGCGGCACCATGTTCGACAGGTAAAACGACTGCTGCATCTCCGTCGCGTCGTCCGAGAAGTCGGCGGCAGGCGCCATGTGGCCACGATCGAATCCACTTCCCCGGTAATCCGTCAGTTCGGCGCGCTCGCCTGACGACAAGTCCGGATCGGGCTCGAAGTCGTCGTTGCGCGGCACGGCGCCGTTCGCGTCGCCTTCCTTGAGGTGCTCGGCGACGTACAACGGCACTTTGAGGTCCGGGTCGTGCAGCGTCGCGTATCCTTGACGGCACAAGAACCGCGCGTTGTCTCCCTCGCCCGTCGCGCTCGGCTGACCGAAGGCGAACTTGTCGCCGCACACGCCGCTTTGGCTTCCACCTCCAGTCCCGCCTCCGCCGCCGCCTCCGTTCGGAGCGGCGGTCGGGAAGAAGGCGCGCCACAGCAGCACGAGCACCACGACGAGCAAGGCGGAAAGGGCGGAGGTGCGGCGTTGATTCATGTTCGCAGCATAGCGAACGAGCGAGAAGTCCGCGTCGATTCAAGACCTGAAGGTTCTCAAGAGGAGGTGGTAGACACCGCCGCGCTTTTCACGCCACGCGACCGTCACGGTTCCGCTCGCGTCCACCCCGACGCTCGGCGTGCGAGCGTCCGCCGCGAAGTCGGCGTTCACCGAGCCGACGCTCAGAAGCCTCCACGACGCGCCTGTCCAGCGTTTCACGTACACGCGGGCCGCCTCGGGCGTGCCTTCCGACCACGCGACGACCGGGCGGCCGAGGCCGTCGAGGGCGAGCGACGGCGCTTCGGCGGCGCGCTCGGCGTTCACGTTCAATCCGCCGCCGAGCGCTTGCCACGCGCTTCCCGTCCACCGCTTCACGAACAGGGTGTCGTAACCGCCGTGGTCCTCCAGCCAAGAGACGACGGGCCGGTCGTGAACGTCGAGCTTCAAGGCGGGCGCGAACGTGAACGTGTTCGGGCGGACGTTGAGGTTGCCGCCGAGACGCTCCCAACGGCCGCCGTTCCAGCGCTTGACGCGCACGTCGCTCGCCGCGACGTTTCCTTCCAGCCACGCCACGACGACTCGGCCGTCACGCGTCATGGCGGCGCTCGGCGCGTAAGCGTAGCGTGCGGGGTCGTCGCTGAAATTCGGCGACACGATCCACGAGCCGTTATGCCACGATCGTACGCGCAGCACGGTGCCCGTTCCTTTGCGGACGATGTCGCCCGACGCGAAGATCGGCTCGCCGTTCCACGCGGTGAGACCGCGCGCTTTCGCCGCGAGCGTGAGGTCTTGGCTGATGCGGCGCTCGGGCCAGTTCGTCCACGCCGAACCCGTCCACGCTCGAAATTGTTGCGTGTCGGCGTGCGCGAAGTTCTCGTTCCAAGCGAGAACCGGATTGCCGCTTTGATCCAGCGCGAGATCGAGATCCGTCGCCGTGCGCGCGGCGAGGTAATTCAAGTTCGCGCCGAGGTTTCGCCACGCCCCGTTCTCGAAGCGCTTCACGAATGTTGCGCGTTCTTGATCGTCGCCCGATCGCCGAGTGTCTTCCTGCCAAGCGAGCACGACGCGACCTTGTCCGTCCACGGCGAGCTTCACGGCGGTCACGCTTCGCGCGGCGTCGCGGTTCATGACGTACGCGACCGACGGCTCGCCGCCACCTCCGGCGAGTGCGAGGGTGATCGCCCCCGCACCCAGGGGCGCTATGAATCGCTTGAACATGAGCCAGGGTAACAAGAAAACGAGCCCCTCTCCCACCGGGGAAAGGAGCCGCGGCGAGCAAACGTCTTACGGCAACTCGAACCGCGTCGCGAGGGCCTTCACGTCCGCCTTCACCGTCTCGGCGTCTTCGCCTTTCAAGGCGCGGTCGATGAGGTCGGCGATCTTGTCCATCTCCGCTTCCTTCATTCCGCGCGTCGTGACGGCGGGCGTTCCGATGCGGATGCCGCCTCCGTGCAAAATCTTCTCGGTGTCGTACGGAAGGGTGCTCTTCGAGATGGTGATGTGCACGGCGTCGAGGAGCTTCGTCGCCTTCGTGCCGTTGAGGCCCAGGGGGCGAAGGTCGAGGACGAAGAGGTGGTTGTCCGTGCCGCCCGACACGACGCGGTATCCGCGCGATAGGAACGCCGCGACCATCGCTTGAGCGTTCTTGATGACTTGCGCGGAGTACTCCTTGAACTCGGGTTGGAGGGCCTCGAAGAACGCGACGGCCTTTCCGGCGATGACGTGTTCCAGCGGGCCGCCTTGGGTCCCCGGGAAGACCATGCGGTCGATCTTCGCGCCGATCTCGGGGTCGCGCGAGAGAATGAGGCCGCTTCGAGGTCCGCGCAAGGTCTTGTGGGTCGTCGTCGTGACGACGTCCGCGTGCGGCACCGGGCTCGGGTGGAGGCCCGCCGCGACGAGGCCCGCGATGTGCGCGATGTCGGCCATGAGGAGCGCCCCGACTTCGTCCGCGATTTCACGGAAGGCGGCGAAGTCGATCGTGCGCGAGTACGCGCTCGCGCCCGCGATGATCATCTTCGGCTGGTGCTCGCGGGCGAGGCGGCGCACCGTGTCCATGTCCAGGGTCTCCGTCTCGGGGTCGACTTGGTAACCCACGATTTCGAAGTTCTGCCCTGAGAAATTCACGGGGCTGCCGTGCGTGAGGTGACCGCCGTGGCTGAGGTCCATACCGAGGACCTTGTCGCCCTTTTGCAGCAAGGCGAAGTACACGGCGAGGTTCGCCGAGCTGCCCGAGTGCGGCTGCACGTTCGCCCAAGCGGCGCCGAACAGTTCCTTGGCCCGCTCGATGGCGAGGCGCTCCACCTCGTCCACGACCTCGCAGCCGCCGTACCAGCGCTTGCCAGGGTAGCCCTCGGCGTACTTGTTGGTGAGGACTGATCCGACGGCTTCACGCACGGCGGCCGACGTGAAGTTCTCGGACGCGATGAGCTCCAAGCCTTCGAATTGACGTTGGCGCTCACGATCGACGAGGGCGAACAGTTGCGAGTCACGGATCAAGGTCTGAGTCATGATGAAGCCCTCCGAAGGCGAAACTTCGAGTAGTCTACCGCGCCGCTTCAAACGGTGGGCGCAGCCGTCCGAGCGCACGGCCGAGCATCGAGCACGGCGTCGGGAACTTGCGCCAGGGCCTTGAGCACCACCTCGACGCCCGCGCCCGGCTTGTGCGCTTCCTCGCTCAACACGCGCTTCCAACCGCGCGCGCCCGGCTGTCCCGCGAAGAGGCCGAGAATATGGCGGGTGACGCGCGAGAGGTACACGTCCTGCGCCAGCATGTCCTCGAGGTACGGCAGCAGCCTCGTGACGACGTCCCGGCGAGTCGGGGCCGGGGTGTCCTCGCCGAAGATCGTCGCGTCGGCGAGGGCGAGCACGAAGGGATTCGAGTACGCCTCTCGTCCGATCATCACGCCGTCCGCCCACGTCAAGTGCTCTCGCGCGGCTTCCAGCGACTTCACGCCACCGTTGAGGACGATCGTGAGATGCGAGAAGTCCGCCTTGAGTTGCCGCACGACCTCGTAGCGCAGCGGCGGAATTTCGCGGTTCTCCTTCGGCGACAAGCCCGAGAGCCACGCTTTGCGGGCGTGCACGATGAACGTGTCGCAGCCTGCGCCCGAGACCGTTGCCACGAAGGTCGCGAGGTGCTCGTAGGAATCGAGGTCGTCGATGCCGACGCGGTGCTTCACCGTCACCGGCAAGCTCGTCGCGGCGCGCATGGCGTCCACGCACGCCGCGACGAGATCGGGTTTGGCCATGAGGCAAGCGCCGAACATTCCGCTCTGCACGCGGTCCGACGGACAGCCGACGTTGAGGTTCACCTCGTCGTACCCCCACGCCTGCGCGATTCGGGCGCACTTCGCGAGCGCTTCGGGGTCGCTGCCGCCGAGTTGCAATGCCACGGGATGCTCTTGCGGCGAGAAGTCGAGATGCCGACCTTGGTCGCCGTGCAAAATCGCGCCCGTCGTGACCATCTCGGTGTACAGCAACGTGCGCTTGGTGACGAGGCGCAAGAAGGAGCGGTCGTGACGGTCCGTCCAATCCATCATCGGCGCGACGGACAAGGTGTGGGGCGGGCGAAGCGCGGACATCAGACGAGCAGTTTAGCGGCTCGGCGCGACGCCGAACGAGAAGACGGTCACTTCCGCGAGACGACGAGTAGTCCCGCCAAGATGAGGGCGCTTCCGAGCATCACCCTCGGCGTGATCTGCTCTTTGAGAAGCAGCCAGGCGAGAATCACCGCGACGATGAAGCTGCCCTTGTCGATCAAGGCGATGGTGGACACCTCGCCGAGCTTGAGCGCGCGGTAGTAAAACACCCACGACACCGCCGTCGTCACGCCCGAGAGGGCCAGCCACAGGTAATTCGTGCGGGTCAGCAACGAGAAGTCCTGCCTTGGCACGGCGAACAAGGAGAACAGCACGACGAACACGAAGACGAAGATCGTGCGGATCGTGAGGCCGAGCTCGCCCGAGATGCCCGTCAAGCCCTGCTTGGCGACGACGGACGTGAAGCCCGCGAAGAGCATCGAGATGAACGCGTACAGCACCCAGTTCGGCATGAGGCATCGTAACGTGCGGTGTGTACACTCGGCTCAAGGAGGAGTCATGAACGCCATCTTGACGGCCCTGCTGACCGTTTCCGTTTCCACTTTCGCGCTCGCCGCGAACACCCACGCGTACACCTCACTCGAAGCCAAAGACTGCCGTAACCTCGTCACGAACACGTCGTATACGGGGTACGTTCGCGACGACTGCGGCGGCCTCGGCGGTTACCGTCTTCTCGTCGAGGAAGGCGACCTTCGGCAAAACGTCGTCGTGGTGCGCGGCAAGACCAGCACGTCCCTCGACTTGTGGACGATCGTGAGCTCGTCTTTCTCGACGTTGGGACCTCGCGCCGAGTGGCGCCTCGGCGGCGGCGTGCCGACCGCGCTGATCGTGCGCTACAACGCTTCCGAGAACTCCGCCGATCCTAAGAGGATCACGTCGTACCTCGCGGTCGTCAAGCTTGGCGCGAAGCCTTGCGTCGTCGCGAAGGTCGCTCCCGGGCCGCGGCAGAACGAACTCGCCCGTCAAGCCGCCGACACCGCGTCGACACGACGATGCTTGTCGCCTTCGTGACGCGTGTCAGTCGCCCGCGACGACTTCGAGGTTCGGCTTCAAAAGTTCTTCGACGTCCGGGTACTTGATGACTTGGAAGTACGAGTTGCGCTGCGCCGGGGTGAAGCCCGCGTCGACCGCGATGCGGACGAGTTCGCGCACCGTGGCGCTGTAACGGCCGTGCCCGCCCGCCGCCGAAACGACGTTTTCCTCCAGCATCGTCGAGCCGAGGTCGTTCGCGCCGTAAAAGAGCGCCGTCTGGGCGACCTTGAAGCCTTGAGCGGGCCACGACGTTTGAATGTTCGGCTGGTTGTCGAGCGCGATGCGGGCCACGGCAATCTGCTGCAGATACTCGTGCGCGGTCGCGCCGGGCGCCTTGCCAGCGAGGCGGGTGTTGGCGGTTTGCAAGGACCACATCGCGAAGCCCGCGAAGCCGTTGCCGTAGTCGCGCAGCGCCTTGTCCTGCTGATCGCGGATCTTAAGGAGGTGCGAGGCGCGCTGCTCGTACGTCTCGCCGAAGCCGATGACCATCGTGGAGATGGTGTACAAGCCCTTGGCCTGCGCGACGTCGAGGATGCGGAACCAATCGGCGCTCTTGATGCGCGCGGGCGCGGCCTTGGCCCGCACGTCGTCTTCCAAGATCTCACCGCCCGCGCCGGGCAGACCGTCGAGGCCCGCTTCGATCAGCAGGTCGAGGATGCGGGGAGCGTCCATGCCGAAGAACTTCTCGAAGCCGAGAATCTCCTCCGGGCTGAACGCCTCGATTCGAATCGTGGGGTGGTGACGCTTGATGTGGCGCAGCAACTCGGTGTAGTAGTCAAACGGCAAGTTCGGGTTGACGCCGCCTTGCATGAGGATGCGCGTGCCGCCGACCGCTTCGAGCTCACGAATCTTGTGGGAGATCTGCTCGTAGTCGAGAACGTACGCGTCCTTCTGGCGGTCGGTGCGGTAAAAAGCGCAGAAGTTGCACGCGACGTTGCAGACGTTCGAGTAGTTGATGTTGCGGTCGATGAGGAAGGTCACGACGTTCGGGTCGGTGCGCCTGAGACGCAATTCGTGCGCGACGGCGGCCACGTCGGGCAGGGGCAGGGTGTACAGGCGGGCGATCTCGGCATGGGAGAGTCGCTCGCCCGCGAGGGCCTTGTCGAGGAGGGCTTGGCCGTTCGTCGCGCTCATGGACGGAGTCTAGCACCGGGTCGAGGGGGTATTTATCCCGCTCGTGACGATTCGCTCAAAGCGGTCAAAGCGGCGCGCAAGTCGTTTGGAAGCGGCGTCGGACGGCGCGTCTCGCGGTCCACGTACACGTGGACGAAGTGACCGAAGGCCGAGACGACGTCCTCCTCCGCTCGAAAAAGACCGATCTCGTAGCGAACGCTCGACGTCCCGAGCTTCGCGACGCGCAAGCCCGCCGTCACGACCTCTGGAAAGGCGAGCGGCGCGAAGTATCGGCAGCCCGTTTCGACGACCAGCCCGATCACGCCTGCACCGCGAAGGTCGAGCACGCCTCGCTCGATGAGGTACGCGTTCACGACGGTGTCGAAGTACGAGTAGTAAACGACGTTGTTGACGTGCCCGTACACGTCGTTGTCCATCCATCGAGTCGGGACGGCGCGCAAAAGTGGAAAGTCACGGCGGGTGTGTTCGCGCTCGTTCACAGCGAGGCTCGCAAGATCGCTTCGAGGTCACCGTCCGACACGCGCTTCGGAGCGACGTCCAAGAGACGTCGCTGCTTCGAGGCGCCCTTCACGAGTTCGGGGAGATCCGCCTCTTCGTACCCGAGTTCGCGCAAGGAGGCGGGAGCGCCGACGTCGCGCATGAGCGCGAGCAGGGCGTTCGGCAAGGCGTTGCTTCCCTGCTCGGCGGCGCCGAGCAGGCGCGCGGCCTCTTCGTGCCGAGCGGGGTCCGCGTCGTACGTCCAGCGAAACGCGGCGGGCGCCGTCACGATGACGGAAAATCCGTGGGGCACGAACGCGGTGTCGTATCCGAGCGCGTGGTACGCGTGCTTCAAGCCCGCGATGGGGTAGGCGCAGGCATGCGGAACGTGCACGCCCGCCGAACCGAACCCGACGCCCGCCATCGTCGCGCCGAGCATCATGAAGCCGCGCGCCTCCAAATCGTTCGGGTCGTGCACGGCGCGGCGGAGATACCGTCCGCCGAACTCGATGGCGCGGCTCGACCAGACGTCCGCGACGGGATTGCTGCCTTGATAAGGCGGGCGGTCGTCGGGCGTATCGGGTTTCGATCTGGAGGTGTAGGGACGCGCCAGAAAGGACTCGATCGCGTGGCAGACGACGTCGAGTCCGGCGGACGCCGTCACGGCCGCAGGCACGCCGCGCGTGAGCTCGGGGTCCACGAGGGCCAGCGTGGGCCGCAGATACCGATGGGAGATGCCGCTCTTCACGCCGAGGTGGGGCAAGTCGAGAATTGCCACGGTCGTCGCCTCGGACCCCGATCCGGACGTCGTGGGAATAGCGAGGAGCGGCTTCAGGGAAGTCGGCGGCTTGCGTCCCGCGCCGATCGGCGCGTTGACGTAGTCCATGACGCTGCCGCCGTGCGTGAACAGGAGGTTCGCGACCTTGGCGGTGTCGATCGTGGAGCCGCCCCCGAGGGCGACGAAGCTGTCCGGTTCGGCGGCCGCCGCGGCCACGGCCGCCTCCTTCATGGACTCGGCCGTCGGCTCGACGCGTACGCGGTCGAAGAGGACCGTCTCGACGCCCTCGCGGGCGAGGTCGCCTCGCAGACGCTCGGTGATTTCCCCGAGCTTCGGGTCGGCCACGAGAAACGCGCGTTTCGCCCCGAGGCGCTTCAATTCCCACGCGGCGTCGTTCACGGCGCCCGGCCCGAACTTGAAGGGCGTCGCCTCGACGGTGAACAGTGTCTCGGAATCGATCGGCTCGGAATGCGTCAAGGCTGCACCTCGATCACGAGGACGGTCGCCGCGCCGATCGGCGTCAGGGTGCGCGGAATTCCCGCTTCGACGCGGCACGCTTCTTGAGAGCGCAAGTGCGCGAAGTTCGCGTACGGAAGATCCACGATAACGCGCCCCGCGAGGCACACGTACCAGCACGCGCGCGGTTCGTCCGGGCGCTCGTCGGCGAGATGCAGCACGCGCAACGTCCCGCCCGACGCCGGAAGTTCGAGCGCGCCGCTTTCCGACGCGCTCGCGAGCCGCCCGAGATGGAGCGACTGGGGTCTGACGATGGTCATGCCCCAGTGTAAGCGAAAACGAAACGGTTGTGAAAAGTTACGCTTGAGTTCAAGCGGCCCTTCCACCGCGCGCCGCTTGGTTGAGCTTCTTCGACGCCTGGAGGTTCATGCCCTTGGCCTGCTTCACGTCCAAGCCGAGCTCTGCGGCGACATCCTCGACTTTGCGCTTCTCCTCGCGCACGGCCGTCACGAGCCGACGCTCGGTGTCGCTGAGGACGTTCACGTGCCGCTTCAAGACGTCCCAGCCGATCGCTGCCTTGTCGGCCGACACTGCCTTCGCCGTGGAGGCCGCTTTGGTCGGCGCGGCCTTCTTGGCGCTCGCGGGCTTCCTGACGGACGTCTTTGCCGCGCTCTTCGGGCTGGCCGACGTCTTCTTCGCGGCGCTCGTCCTGGGCGCGACGGTCTTGGCGACGCTCGACTTCGCCGTCGCCGACTTGGCGGGCGCCTTCTTCGCCGTCTTGCGCGCCGGCTTGCCCTTCGGCGGCTTGCCGCGCTCCACGAGCAGCGCGAGGGCTTCCTCGGCGGTCAGGGTGTTCGGATCGTCGTCCTTGCGCAAGGTGGCGTTCACGCTGCCGTCGGTGAGGTACATGCCGTAACGCCCGCTTCGCAACTCGATGGCGTCACGGTCGTCGAACTCGAACTTCTTCAGCGGTCCGCTCGCCGCGCCGCCACGTCGTCCGAAAGCGCGCGGCTGCATAAAGAGAGCTTCCGCTTGCGACAACGTCACGGTGAACAACTCGTTCGGCGCGGCGAGGCTGCGGCTGTCGTTGCCACGTTTGAGATACGGACCGTAACGCCCGTTGTGCGCCCAGATCTCCTCGCCTTCGGACGTGCCGACGAAGCGCGGCAAGCTCAACAGTTGCAACGCGCGGTTCAAGGTCAAGGTGTTCAGATCGTCGCCGGGCAGCAGCGACGCCGTCTTCGACGGCGTGTTGCCCTCGCCGAGTTGCACGTAAGGCCCGAAGCGACCCGCGCGCGCAATGACGGGAAGGCCGGTGTTCGGGTCTTCGCCCAGCGACCGCTCACCGCTCGGTCGGCCCAGCAGTTCCTCGGCCTTCTCGGGCGTGAGCTCGTCGGGCGACAGGTCCTCGGGTAAATTCGCCTTCGTCTCAGCGCGCTGCAAGTACGGCCCGAAGCGGCCCACGCGCACCTCGATGTCCGTGCCCGACAACTTCGGCACCTCGATCGTCGCGATTTCGCGCGCGTCGATTTCCGACAAGCGGTCGTTCACGAGCGTCTTGAGACCCAACCCGGCGTTCTCACCGAAGTAGAAGCCGCGCAGATACGGCGCGCGTCGCTGGCGCCCTCCGGCGATGTCGTCGAGGTCCTCTTCCATGCGGGCCGTGAAGTCGTAGTCCACGAGGCGCCCGAAGTGGTGTTCGAGAAGAGCCGACGTCGCGAATGCCGTCCATGTCGGCACGAGCGCTTGGCCTTTCTTCTGGGCGTACCCTCGGTCCTGAATCGTCCCGAGAATCGAGGCGTACGTCGACGGGCGCCCGATGCCCGCCGCTTCGAGGGCTTGAACGAGGGACGCCTCGGTGTAGCGCGCGGGCGCTTGTGTCGCGTGCGAAAGCGCCTTGAGGTCGCGCGCCGTCACGCGGTCGCCCGCCTTCAAGGCGGGCAGCAGCACCTCGCGGTCTTCGAGCGCGGCATCCGGGTCGTCGCTGCCTTCCACGTACGCCCGCAGGAAGCCGGGGAAATCGATGGCCTTGCCCGACGCGGCGAAGATCACGGCGCGACCGTCCGTCGCCGTGCCGCCCAGCCGCACTTGCAAACGCCGTCCTTTCGCATCCGCCATCTGCGACGCGACCGTGCGCTTCCAAATGAGGTCGTACAAGCGCCACTCGTCACCCGAGAGCTCGCCGCGCAGGCTCTCGGGCGTGCGAAAGGCGCTTCCGGCGGGGCGAATCGCTTCGTGCGCTTCCTGGGCGTTCTTCGCTTTCTTGTCGTACGTGCGCGGCACGGGATGCAAGAAGGCTTCGCCGTACATGGCCCGCACCTGCTTACGAGCGGCGTCCATGGCCTCTTTGGACAAGGTCGTGGAGTCCGTGCGCATGTACGTGATGTAGCCGCCCTCGTACAACTTCTGCGCGGCCCGCATCGTCCGCGACGCCGAGAAGCCCATCTTGCGACTGCCTTCCTGCTGCAGAGTGGACGTGATGAACGGCGGATAGGGCCGCTGCGTGAACGGTTTTTGCTCGGCGGACAGCACCGCGAACGGCTGGCCGCGCAACCCTTCCGCGAGCGAGCGCGCCCCCTCCTCGTTCAGCAGCAACGCCTCCGAGCCTTTCTTGAGCTGCCCCGTCACGGCGTCGAAGTCCTTGCCGGAAGCGAGGCGCTTGCCTTCCACTTCCACGAGCACCGCCGGAAAACGCTCGGGCGTCGCCGTTTCGAATCGCCCGTCGACGTCCCACCACGTTCCCGACACGAAGCGCATTCGTTCGCGCTCGCGCTCCACGAGCATGCGCGTCGCCACACTTTGCACGCGGCCCGCGCTGAGCTTCGGTGCGACCTTCTTCCAAAGCACCGGGCTGACCTCGTAGCCGTACAAGCGGTCGAGGGCGCGCCGCGCTTCTTGCGCTTCCACGAGGTTCTCGTCGATGGTACGAGGATTCTCGATCGCGTTTTGGATGGCTTCCTTCGTGATTTCGTGAAAGACCATGCGCCGCACGGGCACCTTGGGCCTGAGTTCTTGCAGCAGGTGCCAAGCGATGCTTTCGCCTTCGCGGTCGTCGTCCGTCGCGAGAATTACCTCGTCGGCGTCTTTCACGAGCGCCTTCAACTTCGCGACTTGCCCTTTCTTCTCGTTCGAGACGACGTAGAGGGCCTTGAAGTCGTCGTCGGGATCGATCCCGAGGCGCGCCCAGGCCTGCCCGCGGTACTTCTCGGGAATCTCGGCCGCGCTCTTCGGAAGGTCGCGAATGTGCCCGATAGACGACTCCACGACGTACCCGCGACCGAGGTACTTCCCGATGGTCTTGGCCTTTGCGGGCGATTCGACGATGACGAGGGTCTTGGGCATGATCTTGCGCGTGAGGTTAGCACAAAACATACGGCGAGCAACGAGGCTGAAGCGACAAGCCTCACGAACGATCAAGCTCGAGGAGCGTGAGAAGGTTAGAGCTTTCCTTTACTTCTCAGTATTCTTCGCAGCGGGCTTCATGCGCCGACGTGAAAATAACGTATGTCGAAACGACTGCGCGCCCTCACGGCGCTCCTGACCGCGTTCCTCCTCGTTCCCATCGCCAGCGCGCAAACGGCGCCCTCCGTCGCCCAAGCTCGACAAGGCGGCGCCACCACGACCACGCCGCGCGTCGGCGCCGACGTTTTCGATAAGACGCGCTCCGCCGCGTTCCGCATCGAGGGCGACAACGGCGTCGGCACGGGCTTCTTCATCAGCAACGACGGCTTTGCCCTCACCGCCTACCACGTCGTCTTCGATGCCAAGAATCCCAAGGCGATCACCGTCGACAAGAAAGAGTACGCCTTCGACGTCATCGGCTTCGACGACTACAACGACGTCGCCTTGCTGAAGGTCAAGGTGACGGGCAACGTTCCGTTCCTGCCGCTCGCCAAGGCCTCGCCCAAGGTCGGAGACGCCGTTCTCGGCGTCGGCAACGGCGGCGGCTCGTTCCTCACGGCGAAGTACGGCAACTTGCAGGCGCTCGGCGTCGACGCGGGCCGCGCCGACTTTCCGAACGGCACCCTGGAGATGACGGCGCCCCTCATTCCCGGGGACAGCGGCGGCCCGATCATCAACGCGAACGGCGAAGCGGTCGGCATCACGAGCTACATTCGTGCCACCGATCGCAGTTCTTGGCGGTCTTACGCGGTGCCCATGACAGAGGCAAGCGTCTTGCTTCGCGACCTTCGCTCGGGCGTGAAGCGTGACGCGCCCGTGCTTGGCATTCAATGGGTCGGTTACGACCTGCAAGATGCCGCCTACGCGCAGTACGGCCTCGGCAAGCGCCCCGGCGTCATCGTCGCCGCCGTCACGAAGGGTGGGCCCGCCGAGCAAGCGGGTCTGCGAAGCGCGTCGGGAACTTCACGCACCACCATCAAGGCGGACGTCATCGTGGAAGTCGCGGGCAAGGCCACGCCCACCTGGGACGACCTCATCAACGTCGTGCGCAGCAAAAAGATCGGCGACCTCATTCCCGTGACGGTGCAGCGCGGTGATGAAACGGTCGTGCTCAACTTGCGTCTCGGCTCGCGCGCGCAACTGTTCGGCGCCGTCAATCCCTGAACCTTCACGTGGAGACACCCGGAAAACGTTTTCCGGGTGTCTCTTTTCGTTCGAGTGCTCAGCGCACGTACGTCAGCCAGTGATCGTACTTCTCGTTCTTGCCCGTGACGATGTCGAGGTACCGGCGTCGAATCTCCAAGGACACCTCGCCCGCCTTGCCCGTCCCGATCGGGCGGAAGTCGATCGAGCCGATGGGCGTCACCTCGGCGGCCGTTCCCGTCATGAACACCTCGTCGGCGGTGTAGAGCTCGTCGCGCGTCGCCATGACCGGAACGACGTCGAAGCCCATGTCCCTGGCGACATGGAAGATCGTGTCGCGCGTGATGCCGATCAAGGTGACGGAATGCGCGATGGCGTGCAGCTTGCCGCCCTTGAGGAAGAAGATGTTTTCGCCCGAGCCCTCGGCGACGTAACCTTGCGCGTCGAGGAGAACCGCTTCGTCGAAGCCCGCGCTCACGGCGTCCGCCTTCGCGAGGCTCGAATTCACGTAGTTGCCGCCCGCCTTGCTCTTCGTCGGCATGACGTTGCCCGGCGAGCGCACCCACGAGGACGTCACGAGTTTGGCACCTTCACGCACCGCGTCCTCGCCGAGGTACGCGCCCCACTTCCACGCGGCGACCATCATTTCGACAGGGCACGGAAGCGGATTCACGCCGAGGGTCGCGCCTCCGCGAAAGACCAGAGGGCGGATGTAGCACTCGTCGTAGGCGTTTTCGCGAATGACGGCCTTGATCGCCTCGTTGATTTCGTC
Proteins encoded in this region:
- a CDS encoding YkgJ family cysteine cluster protein → MADEGGLFDAPDGYAPRSAWRRECTACGACCAAPDITALNKPLGVPCAFLRPDCLCDRYETRPGVCRNYRPDWVCGEVAPLATLEARVRRFLQIYDLT
- a CDS encoding DNA/RNA non-specific endonuclease, giving the protein MNQRRTSALSALLVVVLVLLWRAFFPTAAPNGGGGGGGTGGGSQSGVCGDKFAFGQPSATGEGDNARFLCRQGYATLHDPDLKVPLYVAEHLKEGDANGAVPRNDDFEPDPDLSSGERAELTDYRGSGFDRGHMAPAADFSDDATEMQQSFYLSNMVPQNGVMNQGIWAGLESAVRSCAKRVGDLYVITGPLFDGPRRTIGESRVAVPSGLYKIVIDRQDNKARAFVMPNRALRNTSDFSKYEADVAGIERETGLDFAPNGELPSDRDLCRDAFGG
- the glyA gene encoding serine hydroxymethyltransferase produces the protein MTQTLIRDSQLFALVDRERQRQFEGLELIASENFTSAAVREAVGSVLTNKYAEGYPGKRWYGGCEVVDEVERLAIERAKELFGAAWANVQPHSGSSANLAVYFALLQKGDKVLGMDLSHGGHLTHGSPVNFSGQNFEIVGYQVDPETETLDMDTVRRLAREHQPKMIIAGASAYSRTIDFAAFREIADEVGALLMADIAHIAGLVAAGLHPSPVPHADVVTTTTHKTLRGPRSGLILSRDPEIGAKIDRMVFPGTQGGPLEHVIAGKAVAFFEALQPEFKEYSAQVIKNAQAMVAAFLSRGYRVVSGGTDNHLFVLDLRPLGLNGTKATKLLDAVHITISKSTLPYDTEKILHGGGIRIGTPAVTTRGMKEAEMDKIADLIDRALKGEDAETVKADVKALATRFELP
- the dusA gene encoding tRNA dihydrouridine(20/20a) synthase DusA — its product is MSALRPPHTLSVAPMMDWTDRHDRSFLRLVTKRTLLYTEMVTTGAILHGDQGRHLDFSPQEHPVALQLGGSDPEALAKCARIAQAWGYDEVNLNVGCPSDRVQSGMFGACLMAKPDLVAACVDAMRAATSLPVTVKHRVGIDDLDSYEHLATFVATVSGAGCDTFIVHARKAWLSGLSPKENREIPPLRYEVVRQLKADFSHLTIVLNGGVKSLEAAREHLTWADGVMIGREAYSNPFVLALADATIFGEDTPAPTRRDVVTRLLPYLEDMLAQDVYLSRVTRHILGLFAGQPGARGWKRVLSEEAHKPGAGVEVVLKALAQVPDAVLDARPCARTAAPTV
- a CDS encoding EamA family transporter, which produces MPNWVLYAFISMLFAGFTSVVAKQGLTGISGELGLTIRTIFVFVFVVLFSLFAVPRQDFSLLTRTNYLWLALSGVTTAVSWVFYYRALKLGEVSTIALIDKGSFIVAVILAWLLLKEQITPRVMLGSALILAGLLVVSRK
- the mqnC gene encoding cyclic dehypoxanthinyl futalosine synthase yields the protein MSATNGQALLDKALAGERLSHAEIARLYTLPLPDVAAVAHELRLRRTDPNVVTFLIDRNINYSNVCNVACNFCAFYRTDRQKDAYVLDYEQISHKIRELEAVGGTRILMQGGVNPNLPFDYYTELLRHIKRHHPTIRIEAFSPEEILGFEKFFGMDAPRILDLLIEAGLDGLPGAGGEILEDDVRAKAAPARIKSADWFRILDVAQAKGLYTISTMVIGFGETYEQRASHLLKIRDQQDKALRDYGNGFAGFAMWSLQTANTRLAGKAPGATAHEYLQQIAVARIALDNQPNIQTSWPAQGFKVAQTALFYGANDLGSTMLEENVVSAAGGHGRYSATVRELVRIAVDAGFTPAQRNSYFQVIKYPDVEELLKPNLEVVAGD
- a CDS encoding acyl-CoA thioesterase; translated protein: MNEREHTRRDFPLLRAVPTRWMDNDVYGHVNNVVYYSYFDTVVNAYLIERGVLDLRGAGVIGLVVETGCRYFAPLAFPEVVTAGLRVAKLGTSSVRYEIGLFRAEEDVVSAFGHFVHVYVDRETRRPTPLPNDLRAALTALSESSRAG